GCGGCCGACGTCTTCGGGGCGGCTCCGCGTGAGCTGCTCCGCTCGGTGAGCCTGCAGCAGACGCTGCAGCTCATCCGGGTGACGGTCGAGGTCGTCGAAGATCGCGTGAAGGACGGCGGCGAGCCGCTGCGCGAGGCGATCCTCCTGTATTCGCGGGAGATCGCCTTCGCGGCCGCCGACGTCTACGCACGCGCCGCCGAGGCGCGCGGCCTCTGGGATGCCCGTCTCGAAGCCCTCGTCGTCGACTCGATCCTCTCGGGCGAGGCCGACGACGAACTGCCGAGCCGCATCGCGGCCCTCGGCTGGCACGGCCACGGCGAGGTGTCGGTGCTCGTGGGCACGGCGCCGAAGCAGCTCGACGTCGACCACGTGCGCCGGGCGGCCCGCCACATGCACGCCGACGTCCTGATCGGCGTGCAGGGCAATCGCCTCGTGCTCGTGATCGGTCGTGCCGATCCTCTCGCCCGTGAAGCGGAAGAGGCGATCGGCACCGCCCCGGCGCTCACCTTCATGGAGATCGCGAGCCAGCTCGAGCCGCACTTCGGCCCCGGGCACCTCGTGCTCGGCCACGCCGTGCCGAACCTCGTCGACGCCTCGAAGAGCGCGAAGGCGGCACTCGCCGGCTTCGCGGTCGCCCGCTCCTGGCGGCACGCACCCCGGCCGGTGCACGCCGACGATTTGCTTCCCGAGCGCGCGCTGGCCGGCGA
The DNA window shown above is from Agromyces cerinus and carries:
- a CDS encoding PucR family transcriptional regulator, with protein sequence MATRPKTKAETLAWLRTIAGELATATLKRLEDTLPWYGDMPPSRRSAVGLVAQAGISSFVAWFDDPRSTPWIAADVFGAAPRELLRSVSLQQTLQLIRVTVEVVEDRVKDGGEPLREAILLYSREIAFAAADVYARAAEARGLWDARLEALVVDSILSGEADDELPSRIAALGWHGHGEVSVLVGTAPKQLDVDHVRRAARHMHADVLIGVQGNRLVLVIGRADPLAREAEEAIGTAPALTFMEIASQLEPHFGPGHLVLGHAVPNLVDASKSAKAALAGFAVARSWRHAPRPVHADDLLPERALAGDPLARATLVHRIYRPLQAHSTELLTTLWSYLDNGRSLEATARELFVHPNTVRYRLKRVSDVIGWDATGAREALILQSALIIGSMSDHELAPRRRPTN